The proteins below are encoded in one region of Streptomyces ficellus:
- a CDS encoding LysR family transcriptional regulator, which produces MELRQLEYFVAVADERNFTRAAERVHISQSGVSAQIRRLEREVGAELFDRSARTVTLTAAGEAALPHARAALAAAGAVGQAVSEVTGLIRGRLTVGMVIGCTITPLFDALAAFHGAHPGVEIALLEDSSDRLVDGVRTGRVDVALIGAAAAAPEGLESLTIISERLVAAVPAGHPLAASGTVSLSDLMAHPIVCMPPGTGLRKVFDQACAAQGLHPAIALQAGAADTLVDLVVRGLGVAVLSESMAAGHGDRLTALDLKDADIPALLALVWQSPHNPAVRELLVHSRRAFRAPDTP; this is translated from the coding sequence ATGGAACTGAGGCAGCTCGAGTACTTCGTCGCCGTCGCCGACGAGCGGAACTTCACCCGCGCCGCCGAGCGGGTCCACATCAGCCAGTCCGGGGTCAGCGCCCAGATCCGCCGGCTCGAACGGGAAGTCGGCGCCGAGCTGTTCGACCGGTCGGCCCGCACCGTCACCCTCACCGCCGCGGGGGAGGCCGCGCTCCCGCACGCCCGTGCCGCACTCGCCGCGGCCGGGGCGGTGGGCCAGGCCGTGAGCGAGGTGACCGGCCTGATCCGGGGCCGGCTCACCGTCGGCATGGTCATCGGCTGCACCATCACCCCGCTGTTCGACGCCCTCGCCGCCTTCCACGGGGCCCATCCCGGCGTGGAGATCGCGCTGCTGGAGGACAGCTCCGACCGGCTCGTCGACGGGGTGCGCACCGGCCGCGTCGACGTGGCGCTGATCGGGGCGGCCGCCGCCGCCCCCGAAGGGCTGGAATCGCTGACCATCATCAGCGAACGGCTCGTCGCGGCGGTCCCCGCCGGTCACCCGCTGGCGGCATCCGGGACGGTGTCGCTGAGCGACCTCATGGCGCACCCCATCGTGTGCATGCCACCCGGCACCGGCCTGCGAAAGGTGTTCGACCAGGCCTGCGCCGCCCAGGGCCTCCACCCCGCGATCGCGCTCCAGGCCGGCGCCGCCGACACCCTCGTCGACCTCGTCGTCCGGGGACTCGGCGTCGCCGTCCTCAGCGAGTCGATGGCCGCGGGCCACGGCGACCGGCTCACCGCCCTCGACCTCAAGGACGCCGACATCCCCGCCCTGCTCGCCCTGGTCTGGCAGAGCCCGCACAACCCCGCGGTGCGCGAACTGCTCGTGCACAGCCGCCGCGCGTTCCGGGCCCCCGACACTCCCTAG
- the mug gene encoding G/U mismatch-specific DNA glycosylase: MTPEELQAARDRVVPDVIASGLSVLFCGINPGLMSAATGHHFARPGNRFWPVLHRSGFTPRQLRPAEQEELLAYGLGITNVVERASARADELTDEEFREGGRLLALKVERLRPRWLAVAGVTAYRTAFRDPKARIGPQDRTIGDTRVWALPNPSGLNAHWTLQTMAEEFARLRAAAREES; this comes from the coding sequence ATGACTCCTGAGGAACTCCAGGCCGCCCGCGACCGCGTCGTCCCCGATGTGATCGCGAGCGGCCTGTCCGTGCTGTTCTGCGGTATCAACCCGGGCCTGATGTCGGCCGCGACGGGCCATCACTTCGCCCGCCCCGGCAACCGGTTCTGGCCCGTGCTGCACCGCTCCGGTTTCACCCCGCGCCAGTTGCGGCCCGCCGAGCAGGAGGAGCTGCTGGCGTACGGGCTCGGCATCACCAACGTGGTGGAGCGGGCGAGCGCGCGGGCGGACGAGCTGACCGACGAGGAGTTCCGCGAGGGCGGCCGGCTGCTGGCCCTGAAGGTGGAGCGGCTGCGCCCGCGCTGGCTCGCCGTCGCGGGCGTCACCGCGTACCGCACCGCGTTCCGCGACCCCAAGGCCCGGATCGGCCCGCAGGACCGGACGATCGGCGACACCCGCGTCTGGGCGCTGCCCAACCCCAGCGGGCTCAACGCCCACTGGACGCTCCAGACGATGGCGGAGGAGTTCGCCAGGCTGCGCGCCGCCGCGCGGGAGGAGTCCTAG
- the purB gene encoding adenylosuccinate lyase, which produces MTAKPRIPNVLAGRYASAELAVLWSPEQKVQLERRLWLAVLRAQRDLGIEVPEAALADYERVLGQVDLASIAEREKVTRHDVKARIEEFNALAGHEQVHKGMTSRDLTENVEQLQIRLSLELMRDRTVAVLARLGKLAGEYGELVMAGRSHNVAAQATTLGKRFATAADELLVAYARLEELLGRYPLRGIKGPVGTAQDMLDLLGGDTAKLAELEQRIAGHLGFAHAFTSVGQVYPRSLDYEVVTALVQLAAAPSSLAKTIRLMAGHELVTEGFKPGQVGSSAMPHKMNTRSCERVNGLMVILRGYASMTGELAGDQWNEGDVSCSVVRRVALPDAFFALDGLLETFLTVLDEFGAFPAVVARELDRYLPFLATTKVLMASVRAGVGREVAHEAIKENAVASALAMREQGAERNELLDKLAADDRIPLDRGQLDAAMADKLAFTGAAAGQVGAVVARIEEIAKQHPEAAGYVPGAIL; this is translated from the coding sequence GTGACTGCCAAGCCTCGCATCCCCAATGTCCTGGCCGGCCGCTACGCCTCCGCGGAGCTCGCCGTCCTGTGGTCCCCCGAGCAGAAGGTGCAGCTCGAGCGCCGGCTGTGGCTCGCCGTGCTGCGCGCCCAGCGGGACCTCGGCATCGAGGTGCCGGAGGCCGCCCTCGCCGACTACGAGCGGGTGCTCGGCCAGGTCGACCTGGCGTCGATCGCGGAGCGCGAGAAGGTCACGCGCCACGACGTGAAGGCGCGTATCGAGGAGTTCAACGCGCTCGCGGGCCACGAGCAGGTCCACAAGGGCATGACCTCGCGCGACCTGACCGAGAACGTCGAGCAGTTGCAGATCCGGCTCTCCCTGGAGCTGATGCGGGACCGCACCGTCGCGGTGCTGGCCCGGCTGGGCAAGCTGGCGGGCGAGTACGGCGAGCTGGTCATGGCGGGACGCTCGCACAACGTCGCCGCCCAGGCCACCACCCTCGGCAAGCGCTTCGCGACCGCCGCCGACGAGCTGCTGGTGGCGTACGCGCGGCTGGAGGAGCTGCTGGGCCGCTACCCGCTGCGCGGGATCAAGGGACCGGTGGGCACCGCGCAGGACATGCTGGACCTGCTGGGCGGGGACACCGCGAAGCTGGCGGAGCTGGAGCAGCGGATCGCCGGGCACCTGGGCTTCGCCCACGCCTTCACCTCGGTCGGCCAGGTCTACCCGCGGTCGCTGGACTACGAGGTGGTCACCGCGCTGGTGCAGCTGGCCGCCGCCCCCTCCTCGCTGGCGAAGACGATCCGGCTGATGGCCGGGCACGAACTGGTCACCGAGGGTTTCAAGCCCGGGCAGGTCGGCTCCTCGGCCATGCCGCACAAGATGAACACCCGCTCCTGCGAGCGCGTCAACGGCCTGATGGTCATCCTGCGCGGCTACGCGTCGATGACCGGCGAGCTGGCCGGCGACCAGTGGAACGAGGGCGACGTCTCCTGCTCGGTGGTGCGCCGGGTGGCGCTGCCCGACGCGTTCTTCGCCCTCGACGGGCTGCTGGAGACGTTCCTGACGGTGCTGGACGAGTTCGGCGCGTTCCCGGCCGTCGTCGCCCGCGAGCTGGACCGCTACCTGCCGTTCCTCGCCACCACCAAGGTGCTGATGGCGTCGGTGCGGGCGGGTGTGGGCCGCGAGGTCGCGCACGAGGCCATCAAGGAGAACGCGGTGGCGTCGGCGCTGGCCATGCGCGAGCAGGGCGCGGAGCGCAACGAGCTGCTGGACAAGCTCGCCGCCGACGACCGCATCCCGCTCGACCGCGGGCAGCTGGACGCGGCGATGGCCGACAAGCTGGCGTTCACGGGCGCCGCCGCGGGCCAGGTCGGTGCGGTGGTCGCGCGGATCGAGGAGATCGCCAAGCAGCACCCGGAGGCCGCCGGTTACGTCCCGGGTGCGATCCTCTGA
- a CDS encoding SGNH/GDSL hydrolase family protein, producing the protein MEMNATYNSFVAVGDSFTEGMSDLLPDGSYRGWADLLASRLATRSPGFRYANLAVRGKLIGQIVDEQVDLAAAMKADVVTLVGGLNDTLRPKCDMGRVRGLLEEAVERLAPSCGQLVLMRSPGRNGPVMQRFRPRMEELFAHVDALAARHGALVVDLYGAEVMGDPRLWDLDRLHLTAEGHRRVAEAVWQALGLPPEEDWRAPLGPLVPTAWLARRSGDLRFARRHLGPWIGRRLTGRSSGDGRPAKRPDLLPYVLDDDAPLA; encoded by the coding sequence ATGGAGATGAATGCCACCTACAACAGTTTCGTCGCGGTGGGCGACAGCTTCACCGAGGGGATGTCGGACCTCCTGCCCGACGGCTCCTACCGGGGCTGGGCCGACCTGCTGGCGTCCCGCCTCGCCACCCGCTCCCCCGGCTTCCGGTACGCCAACCTCGCCGTGCGCGGAAAGCTGATCGGCCAGATCGTCGACGAACAGGTGGACCTCGCGGCGGCCATGAAGGCGGACGTCGTCACCCTGGTCGGCGGACTGAACGACACCCTGCGCCCGAAGTGCGACATGGGGCGGGTGCGCGGGCTGCTGGAGGAGGCCGTGGAGCGCCTGGCCCCGTCGTGCGGGCAGCTCGTGCTGATGCGCAGCCCCGGCCGGAACGGCCCCGTGATGCAGCGGTTCCGGCCACGCATGGAGGAGCTGTTCGCGCACGTCGACGCGCTGGCCGCCCGGCACGGCGCCCTGGTGGTCGACCTGTACGGCGCCGAGGTGATGGGCGATCCGCGGCTGTGGGACCTGGACCGGCTGCACCTGACCGCCGAGGGCCACCGGCGGGTCGCCGAGGCCGTGTGGCAGGCGCTCGGTCTGCCGCCGGAGGAGGACTGGCGGGCACCGCTGGGGCCGCTCGTGCCGACCGCCTGGCTGGCCCGGCGCTCCGGCGACCTGCGGTTCGCCCGCCGGCACCTGGGGCCGTGGATCGGGCGGCGGCTGACCGGCCGGTCGTCCGGCGACGGGCGCCCCGCGAAGCGGCCGGACCTGCTGCCGTACGTCCTGGACGACGACGCGCCCCTGGCGTAG
- a CDS encoding maleylpyruvate isomerase family mycothiol-dependent enzyme, with translation MSDPLQQALATALAHLLAHVDTCDDEVLDPDTAVGWTEHTAHALGRLAPGDRRRLDALLRQAALREPEGPWREALLRVPAGLGLAEDPYAWYCDAVEDHARRFAKTLRGADPAAPVPSCPGWTVGDLIAHYGTTHRWTAHMVRTLPTERVFAKDLRLQPPADPAECLDWAVEGAEAAVRALRAADPDAGLWSFGADRHVRAYHRRVLSESAVHLADAALAVGAEPRVEPATAADAVEEFLENLPHYGWIAEPVSRIGRDGATLRLTATDTGAAARTTWTITLGGGGFDWTRRTAAPGTTEPATVTVAGTAGELLLLLYGRYGADDHRFTVSGDPTLLDAWTSATAF, from the coding sequence ATGAGCGATCCACTCCAGCAGGCGCTGGCCACCGCCCTGGCCCACCTCCTGGCACACGTCGACACCTGCGACGACGAGGTGCTCGACCCCGACACCGCGGTGGGGTGGACGGAGCACACGGCCCACGCGCTGGGCCGCCTCGCTCCCGGCGACCGGCGCCGGCTCGACGCCCTCCTCCGGCAGGCGGCGCTGCGCGAACCGGAGGGGCCCTGGCGGGAGGCGCTCCTGCGGGTCCCGGCCGGGCTCGGCCTCGCCGAGGACCCGTACGCGTGGTACTGCGACGCCGTCGAGGACCACGCCCGCCGCTTCGCGAAGACGCTGCGGGGCGCCGACCCGGCGGCCCCGGTACCGAGCTGCCCGGGCTGGACGGTCGGCGACCTGATCGCCCACTACGGCACCACCCACCGCTGGACCGCGCACATGGTGCGCACGCTGCCCACCGAGCGGGTCTTCGCCAAGGACCTCCGGCTTCAGCCGCCCGCGGATCCGGCCGAGTGCCTGGACTGGGCGGTCGAGGGCGCCGAGGCGGCCGTGCGCGCCCTGCGCGCCGCCGACCCGGACGCCGGCCTCTGGTCGTTCGGCGCCGACCGGCACGTGCGCGCCTACCACCGGCGCGTGCTGTCGGAGTCCGCCGTCCACCTCGCCGACGCGGCGCTGGCCGTGGGCGCCGAACCCCGCGTCGAGCCGGCAACGGCCGCCGACGCCGTCGAGGAGTTCCTGGAGAACCTGCCGCACTACGGCTGGATCGCCGAACCGGTCTCCCGGATCGGCCGCGACGGCGCCACCCTGCGGCTGACCGCGACCGACACCGGTGCGGCGGCCCGGACGACCTGGACGATCACGCTCGGCGGGGGCGGCTTCGACTGGACCCGCCGGACGGCGGCCCCGGGAACGACGGAGCCCGCGACCGTCACGGTCGCGGGCACCGCCGGTGAGCTGCTGCTCCTCCTCTACGGGAGGTACGGCGCCGACGACCACCGGTTCACCGTCTCCGGCGACCCCACGCTCCTCGACGCCTGGACGTCGGCGACCGCCTTCTAG
- a CDS encoding hemolysin family protein, which yields MTAIQLLIGLLTLVVNAFFVGAEFAMISVRRSQIEPEAEAGNRRARSVIWGLEHVSALLAAAQLGITLSTLVLGVVAEPAIAHLLEPVFDAVGVPHGLVHPISFVIALSLATYLHMLLGEMVPKNIALAEPTRTALLLGPPLVALARALKPVIFTINAFANTLLRLMRVEVKDEVSATFSDDELARMVTDAGDAGLLDDRAAERLHDALELGRRPVRDVVMPVERVMYARVGTTPEQLEALAAESGFSRFPVVDSAHRILGYLHVKDALDVMPRDLPFPVTAMRPIARVRAATPLDDVLTAMRRSRTHLAAVLDDDGRLAGLVTMEDVLRELVGRPAA from the coding sequence ATGACCGCGATCCAGTTGCTGATCGGTCTGCTGACCCTAGTGGTCAACGCCTTCTTCGTCGGCGCGGAGTTCGCCATGATCTCCGTACGCCGCAGCCAGATCGAGCCGGAGGCGGAGGCCGGGAACCGGCGGGCGCGCAGCGTCATCTGGGGCCTGGAGCACGTCTCGGCGCTGCTCGCGGCGGCCCAGCTGGGCATCACGCTGTCCACGCTGGTGCTCGGTGTCGTGGCCGAGCCGGCCATCGCGCACCTGCTGGAGCCGGTGTTCGACGCGGTCGGCGTCCCGCACGGGCTGGTGCACCCGATCTCGTTCGTCATCGCGCTGTCGCTGGCCACGTACCTGCACATGCTGCTCGGCGAGATGGTGCCGAAGAACATCGCCCTGGCCGAGCCGACACGTACGGCGCTGCTGCTGGGCCCGCCGCTGGTGGCGCTGGCGAGGGCCCTGAAGCCGGTGATCTTCACGATCAACGCGTTCGCCAACACCCTGCTAAGGCTGATGCGGGTGGAGGTGAAGGACGAGGTGTCGGCGACGTTCTCGGACGACGAGCTGGCGCGGATGGTCACGGACGCGGGTGACGCGGGCCTCCTGGACGACCGGGCGGCCGAGCGGCTGCACGACGCCCTGGAACTCGGCCGGCGTCCGGTGCGCGACGTGGTGATGCCGGTGGAGCGCGTGATGTACGCCCGGGTCGGCACGACGCCGGAGCAGCTGGAGGCGCTGGCCGCCGAGTCGGGCTTCTCGCGCTTCCCGGTGGTCGACTCGGCCCACCGGATCCTCGGGTACCTGCACGTGAAGGACGCGCTGGACGTGATGCCGCGCGACCTGCCGTTCCCCGTGACGGCGATGCGGCCGATCGCCCGGGTCCGGGCGGCCACGCCCCTGGACGACGTCCTGACCGCCATGCGGCGCAGCCGCACGCACCTGGCCGCCGTGCTCGACGACGACGGCAGGCTGGCGGGGCTGGTCACCATGGAGGACGTGCTGCGGGAGCTGGTGGGACGCCCGGCGGCGTGA
- a CDS encoding hemolysin family protein, whose translation MTEVLLLLVALLLSLACGAFVAAEFSLTTVERSELERAAERGERGAPGALKAVRSLTFQLSGAQLGITVTNLIVGMLSEPSIAKLIRGPIQDLGLSASVASSVALVLGTALSTVVLMVVGELVPKNWAISSPLAVAKVVATPQRVFTAAFRPLISHLNNTANRIVRRLGMEPAEELASARSPQELVALARHSARAGALEPDTAELFVRTLNLAELTAENVMTPRVQVTALEAQATAEDVANATRATGLSRFPVYRGGLDSVIGIAHIKDVLTVPAPQRRLKPVTEILREPLLVPESLTVDRLLDRLSGKTTMAVVIDEYGGTAGVVTLEDIVEEVVGEVRDEHDPHETPDLAPAGEDADGRALWSADGAARTDQLEAIGLRVPDGPYETLAGLVATELGRIPAVGDRVALGGWGLDVVDASGRRAARVLLHAPPAGPDGDGDGDGAGAGESGSHKGAHKGGEAGR comes from the coding sequence ATGACCGAAGTGCTCCTGCTCCTCGTGGCGCTGCTGCTCTCGCTCGCGTGCGGGGCGTTCGTCGCGGCCGAGTTCTCACTGACCACCGTCGAGCGAAGCGAGCTGGAACGGGCGGCCGAGCGCGGTGAGCGCGGAGCGCCCGGCGCCCTCAAGGCGGTGCGCTCCCTCACCTTCCAGCTCTCCGGCGCCCAGCTCGGCATCACCGTCACCAACCTGATCGTCGGCATGCTGTCCGAGCCGTCCATCGCCAAGCTCATCCGCGGCCCGATCCAGGACCTCGGCCTGTCGGCGTCGGTGGCGTCCTCGGTGGCGCTGGTCCTCGGTACGGCGCTGTCGACGGTCGTCCTGATGGTCGTCGGCGAGCTGGTCCCGAAGAACTGGGCCATCTCGTCGCCGCTGGCCGTCGCCAAGGTCGTCGCCACCCCGCAGCGCGTCTTCACCGCCGCGTTCAGGCCCCTGATCAGCCACCTCAACAACACGGCCAACCGGATCGTCCGCCGGCTCGGCATGGAGCCGGCCGAGGAGCTGGCCTCGGCGCGCAGCCCCCAGGAGCTGGTGGCCCTGGCGCGCCACTCCGCGCGTGCGGGTGCCCTGGAGCCGGACACCGCCGAGCTGTTCGTCCGGACCCTGAACCTCGCGGAGCTGACCGCGGAGAACGTCATGACCCCGCGCGTACAGGTCACCGCGCTGGAGGCACAGGCCACCGCCGAGGACGTCGCCAACGCGACCCGCGCCACCGGCCTGTCCCGCTTCCCCGTCTACCGGGGCGGCCTGGACTCGGTCATCGGCATCGCGCACATCAAGGACGTCCTGACCGTCCCGGCGCCGCAGCGGCGCCTCAAGCCGGTCACGGAGATCCTCCGCGAGCCGCTGCTCGTCCCCGAGTCGCTGACCGTGGACCGGCTGCTGGACCGGCTGTCCGGCAAGACGACGATGGCCGTCGTCATAGACGAGTACGGCGGTACGGCCGGGGTCGTGACCCTGGAGGACATCGTCGAGGAGGTCGTCGGCGAGGTCCGCGACGAGCACGACCCGCACGAGACGCCGGACCTCGCCCCTGCGGGTGAGGACGCCGACGGGCGGGCCCTGTGGTCCGCCGACGGCGCCGCCAGGACCGACCAGCTGGAGGCGATCGGCCTGCGCGTGCCGGACGGCCCGTACGAGACCCTCGCCGGGCTCGTCGCCACCGAGCTGGGGCGCATCCCCGCCGTCGGCGACCGCGTCGCCCTCGGCGGCTGGGGGCTCGACGTGGTCGACGCCTCCGGGCGCCGTGCCGCGCGCGTGCTGCTGCACGCCCCGCCGGCCGGGCCGGACGGTGACGGGGACGGGGACGGAGCGGGTGCCGGCGAGTCCGGATCGCACAAGGGTGCGCACAAGGGCGGGGAGGCGGGCCGATGA
- a CDS encoding GNAT family N-acetyltransferase, producing the protein MNDLRIRAASPADLDAVLAFWKVAAEGTSISDDRDGVERLVARDPEALILAQAGGALAGTVIAGFDGWRCHLYRLAVHPDHRRRGVGTALLAAAEERFVGLGGRRADAMVLDRNERAHHAWRAAGYGREPQWGRWVKPLTP; encoded by the coding sequence ATGAACGATCTTCGGATACGCGCCGCCTCGCCCGCCGACCTGGACGCCGTCCTCGCCTTCTGGAAGGTCGCGGCCGAGGGGACGAGCATCAGCGACGACCGGGACGGTGTCGAGCGGCTGGTCGCCCGGGACCCGGAGGCGCTGATCCTCGCCCAGGCGGGCGGGGCCCTCGCGGGGACGGTGATCGCCGGGTTCGACGGGTGGCGCTGCCACCTGTACCGGCTGGCCGTGCATCCGGACCACCGGCGCCGGGGCGTCGGCACGGCGCTGCTCGCGGCGGCCGAGGAGCGGTTCGTCGGCCTCGGCGGGCGGCGGGCCGACGCCATGGTCCTGGACCGCAACGAACGGGCGCACCACGCCTGGCGGGCGGCCGGTTACGGCCGGGAGCCGCAGTGGGGCCGCTGGGTGAAGCCCCTCACACCCTGA
- a CDS encoding antitoxin, translating to MAKTQLNVRVDETTAEAARRRARQRGVSVNRYIEELVRQDAGEAGRAFVSAAADFMKQYEAVFAEEFGDAPGRRAAGER from the coding sequence GTGGCGAAGACCCAGCTGAACGTACGCGTCGACGAGACCACCGCCGAGGCCGCCCGCCGCCGGGCGCGGCAGCGGGGCGTCAGTGTGAACCGGTACATCGAGGAGCTCGTCCGGCAGGACGCGGGCGAGGCGGGCCGCGCCTTCGTGTCGGCCGCGGCCGACTTCATGAAGCAGTACGAGGCCGTCTTCGCGGAGGAGTTCGGGGACGCCCCCGGCCGGCGGGCGGCGGGCGAGCGATGA
- a CDS encoding fic family toxin-antitoxin system, toxin component has translation MNLSVDLSWLLMVAEQATPGDPRVTDWGALVAAVARHDAEIFGVAVYQDPHTRAAALLQLLLHVPALEHSNALYASAVAYGYLVASGLDVAASPEKVRDLARLVKAGQADVAAVAAELRRWSR, from the coding sequence ATGAACCTGTCGGTCGACCTGTCCTGGCTGCTCATGGTCGCCGAGCAGGCCACCCCCGGCGACCCCCGCGTCACCGACTGGGGAGCCCTCGTCGCCGCCGTCGCCCGGCACGACGCGGAGATCTTCGGCGTCGCCGTCTACCAGGACCCGCACACCCGGGCGGCCGCGCTGCTGCAACTGCTGCTGCACGTGCCCGCGCTGGAGCACTCCAACGCGCTGTACGCCTCGGCCGTCGCGTACGGCTACCTCGTCGCCTCCGGCCTCGACGTGGCCGCCTCGCCCGAGAAGGTGCGGGACCTGGCCCGGCTGGTGAAGGCCGGCCAGGCGGACGTCGCCGCCGTCGCCGCCGAACTGCGCCGCTGGAGCCGCTGA
- a CDS encoding SDR family NAD(P)-dependent oxidoreductase, with amino-acid sequence MTAHAYLSNLFSLDGRVALVTGGSSGIGRAIAGALARAGASTVVVARREAELAATVDELAADGCRAAWVSGDLSTRDGVRAAAEAAAEVYGEPDILVNSAGINLRPPMGRVGEDVWDATMAVNLEAPFLLGERFGPGMAERGYGRIIHVTSQQAHRAFVQSGAYGVSKGGLESLARSQAEAWSAHGVTCNTLVPGFVLTPLNARLQDDAETVAALAARTMVGRNGLAEDFAGAAVFLASPSAGYVTGHSLFVDGGLSVH; translated from the coding sequence ATGACTGCGCACGCGTACCTCTCGAACCTGTTCTCGCTGGACGGCCGGGTCGCCCTGGTGACGGGCGGCAGTTCCGGTATCGGCCGGGCGATCGCGGGTGCCCTCGCGCGGGCGGGGGCGAGCACCGTGGTCGTCGCGCGCCGCGAGGCGGAGCTGGCGGCCACGGTCGACGAGCTGGCCGCGGACGGCTGCCGGGCCGCGTGGGTGAGCGGCGACCTGTCCACCCGTGACGGGGTGCGGGCGGCCGCCGAGGCCGCGGCGGAGGTGTACGGGGAGCCCGACATCCTCGTCAACAGCGCCGGGATCAACCTGCGGCCGCCGATGGGACGGGTGGGCGAGGACGTCTGGGACGCCACGATGGCGGTGAACCTGGAGGCCCCCTTCCTGCTCGGCGAGCGTTTCGGGCCGGGCATGGCGGAGCGGGGCTACGGCCGGATCATCCACGTCACCTCGCAGCAGGCGCACCGGGCGTTCGTGCAGAGCGGGGCGTACGGGGTGTCGAAGGGGGGCCTCGAGTCGCTGGCCCGTTCGCAGGCCGAGGCGTGGTCGGCGCACGGGGTCACATGCAACACGCTGGTGCCGGGCTTCGTGCTGACACCGCTCAACGCCCGGCTCCAGGACGACGCCGAGACGGTCGCCGCGCTGGCCGCGCGCACGATGGTGGGCCGCAACGGGCTGGCGGAGGACTTCGCCGGGGCGGCGGTGTTCCTGGCGAGCCCGTCGGCCGGGTACGTGACCGGGCACTCGCTCTTCGTCGACGGCGGGCTGTCCGTCCACTGA
- a CDS encoding class I SAM-dependent methyltransferase, producing MRDTVHHPLFARFYARMSVTMDTRGGVAGYRRELLAGLSGRVIEVGAGNGLNFAHYPAAVSEVVAIEPERRLRQLAATAGLRADVPVDVVPGVAEALPVKSEAYDAAVASLVLCTVRDLPRALGELRRVLRPGGELRFFEHGVAGGRAAATAQRVLDRTVWPLLFGGCHTARDPLAAIEAAGFEIASHRRFRIPEQGPATPTSFCVLGVARRPD from the coding sequence ATGCGGGACACCGTCCACCACCCTCTGTTCGCCCGCTTCTACGCGCGCATGAGCGTCACCATGGACACCCGCGGCGGGGTCGCCGGGTACCGGCGGGAGCTGCTCGCCGGGCTGTCCGGCCGGGTCATCGAGGTCGGCGCGGGCAACGGGCTGAACTTCGCGCACTACCCGGCCGCCGTGTCGGAGGTCGTCGCGATCGAGCCCGAGCGGCGGCTGCGGCAGCTGGCGGCCACCGCGGGGCTGCGCGCCGACGTGCCGGTGGACGTGGTGCCGGGTGTGGCGGAGGCGCTGCCGGTGAAGAGCGAGGCGTACGACGCGGCGGTCGCGTCGCTGGTGCTGTGCACGGTGCGGGACCTGCCGCGTGCGCTCGGCGAGCTGCGGCGGGTGCTGCGGCCGGGGGGCGAGCTGCGCTTCTTCGAGCACGGCGTCGCCGGGGGGCGGGCCGCGGCGACGGCCCAGCGGGTGCTGGACCGCACGGTGTGGCCGCTGCTGTTCGGGGGCTGCCACACGGCGCGCGACCCGCTGGCCGCGATCGAGGCGGCCGGGTTCGAGATCGCCTCGCACCGCCGGTTCCGCATCCCGGAGCAGGGCCCGGCGACACCGACGTCCTTCTGCGTGCTCGGGGTGGCCAGGCGGCCGGACTGA
- a CDS encoding VOC family protein, with protein MRAVVSEMVFDCADPAALARFWAALLGGEPVDRSPDWSYVDPPDFVRVAFQRVPEGKAVKNRLHLDLEGGDVAAATEAAVALGAVRLGGVVADEHGHFQVLRDPEGNEFCFVSG; from the coding sequence ATGCGAGCTGTCGTCAGTGAAATGGTGTTCGACTGCGCCGACCCGGCCGCGCTGGCCCGGTTCTGGGCCGCGCTGCTGGGCGGCGAGCCGGTCGACCGGAGCCCGGACTGGTCATACGTCGACCCGCCGGACTTCGTCCGGGTGGCCTTCCAGCGCGTACCGGAGGGCAAGGCCGTGAAGAACCGGCTGCACCTGGACCTGGAGGGGGGCGACGTGGCCGCCGCCACGGAGGCGGCGGTGGCCCTCGGCGCGGTGCGGCTGGGCGGCGTCGTGGCGGACGAGCACGGCCACTTCCAGGTGCTGCGCGACCCGGAGGGCAACGAGTTCTGCTTCGTGTCCGGCTGA